TCGGGTTTGAGGTAGAGAAGATCCGCTCAGTCTTTGCTGCTGAAGCGTCAAGGATCACGAACTCCCACGTATTAGAGTCCCTTACGTCCGAGTTCGTGGTTTCTATCTCGGCTAATCCGCTGATAGCGTCGTCCTTAGACTCCCAGCGGTATGAGTTAGCCCCGTAGTCTGCTGCCCCCTCCCTGACGCCGACGACTTCCTCCTCGGCTAACTCCTTGAGCGTTTCGAGGACGTGTCTTTTCGAGACGTCGACAGCGTCGGCTATCTCCCGCGCCGTCGACCTCGGGTTGTCTCGGAGGAACTCGGCTATCTCCTTCTGCTTATCCCCGAAGACTCTGGCTCCTGGGACGATCTCGTCGACGAAGTCGACGGGAGTGGCGTCTGTACGGACGAAGACGACAGCTGTGTCATCGGGGTCGTCGGGGTTACGAGCATACCTACCCGCAGCCTGGGCGACGTGGTTCTCGCGCACCGAGGCGAGGATCTCCCGGGCGGTCTCGGCGTCGTCACCGACAAAACCACGACCTGCGGCTCTTTTCCGACCCGTGTTATCGCAAACATGACAGCCGCTTCCGTCGCAGGTGTCACAGTCGACGTCGGATCTCTCAGGGCGGGCGTCAAGACCGAGTTCCGCGATGACGTCGAGGATATATCCGTCTCCGGGATCCATAGCCCCGTTTACAAAGCCGACTTCCTCGTCACCGAAGTCATTTCGGCTTTTCTCCTTCCCGTAGTGCATTAGGTCGGGGTCTTCGACACCGACGTCCTCCATGATTTCCTCGACCTCGTTTTCAACTTGAGCCGTCGTTATCGCTGTCCCGAATCCGTCGCCGTACTCGTCTTTGAGATGTCTAAAGAGTACTTCGAGCTTGTCCTCGGATAGCCACTCCTTAGCCCTATCACCCGAAAGCGGGCGTGTAGCTTCTCCGATCTGAACCACGTGTAGCCCACGCTCGTACCGCCGCCACAGACGCCTCTCCTCCGAGTTGAGTATTTCTTCTCTGGTAATCCAAGGGACGGCGTTCAGTTGCCACATCGGCATACTGGGGTGAGCGTCGAGACCAATGACACACCTCGGGGTAGTACCAAGGTCGGGTGTCTGACGTATGTTGGTTAGGTTATTGTCGTCATCGAGGACGACGGTAACATAGACACGATCCCAGCCCTCCTCGTCGCGCGCGTCCTTGTCTAACCTCGGGGGGTTGTATGGCACCTTACCCCTCCTCCTACCTCTCTCTCCATCTGCCTGAGTTCTATATAATGCACGTGCGAGAGCGGGAGCTAAGGTGTGCGCGTCGGGGTCGTTGAAGTACCATTCTCGGTCTGGCTCGTACTCAAGAGCTTCTTCTACGGTTCCTTGAGCTACTTGCCCGTTATTCCAGGCTGTAATCAGCCCCTCGTAGCTACGGATCGGGGAGCCGGCTTGTTGTAAGTAAGCCGTAACTGCCTGCCTAACCCTGTCTTGGCTCATATCCACGGAGAAGTCGGGTCTCTCGTCGAAGACGAGATTACTGTCGGCTACCAAACCGGGGACATAACTCATTTGGTGTGTAGCATGGACGACGTCGTAACTAACCTCGGTGTTCCCGTCGTCGTCTTTCTTACGGGGGACGTTCTCCCACTGAGTGACAGCCGTACAGGTATCGCCACCACACGGG
This Candidatus Afararchaeum irisae DNA region includes the following protein-coding sequences:
- a CDS encoding winged helix-turn-helix domain-containing protein — its product is KSYTAATQPWKGMRDVTGGSPVIQFHATTDARDDAFRVSDRNDIDATRLLGREEACPVAGGEYDIDPEADDEEHDHDPVPTPDGTPASEWFRTMCDGKGIPFSVAHSYLEDYVVENTDYDELPCGGDTCTAVTQWENVPRKKDDDGNTEVSYDVVHATHQMSYVPGLVADSNLVFDERPDFSVDMSQDRVRQAVTAYLQQAGSPIRSYEGLITAWNNGQVAQGTVEEALEYEPDREWYFNDPDAHTLAPALARALYRTQADGERGRRRGKVPYNPPRLDKDARDEEGWDRVYVTVVLDDDNNLTNIRQTPDLGTTPRCVIGLDAHPSMPMWQLNAVPWITREEILNSEERRLWRRYERGLHVVQIGEATRPLSGDRAKEWLSEDKLEVLFRHLKDEYGDGFGTAITTAQVENEVEEIMEDVGVEDPDLMHYGKEKSRNDFGDEEVGFVNGAMDPGDGYILDVIAELGLDARPERSDVDCDTCDGSGCHVCDNTGRKRAAGRGFVGDDAETAREILASVRENHVAQAAGRYARNPDDPDDTAVVFVRTDATPVDFVDEIVPGARVFGDKQKEIAEFLRDNPRSTAREIADAVDVSKRHVLETLKELAEEEVVGVREGAADYGANSYRWESKDDAISGLAEIETTNSDVRDSNTWEFVILDASAAKTERIFSTSNPSTGDPGNNRQLTEFSGG